One part of the Bacilli bacterium genome encodes these proteins:
- the aspA gene encoding aspartate ammonia-lyase codes for MDVRIESDFLGEKEVPREAYYGVQTLRAVENFPITGIPVHEELIVALAQVKKAAARANMDVHMLNRRIGAAIVEAADEVIAGRHFGQFIVDSIQGGAGTSINMNMNEVLANRALEIMGKEKGNYFYCSPNNHVNMSQSTNDTIPTAIKLAAYKLAEQLIEQLTELQQGFQEKAEQFDDCLKMGRTHLQDAVPIRMGQEFAAYAKVVGRDIARLSAAAGKILFVNMGATAVGTGLNAKPEYIEKVTAYLAEQTQIAVRRADDLVDATQNTDAYTELSADLKVCAVNLSKIMNDIRLMASGPRAGLNELQLPPRQPGSSIMPGKVNPVMAEVVNQIAFQVIGNDHTICLACEAGQFELNVMGPVIAFNLLQSLKILKNGVHVFCRYALQGMTANRDRCRAYVNESFGVMTALNPHLGYEVAAQIVKEAMKTGQTVKEICLERGLLTKEELDEILNPVQMTTPGIAGSRFLQEQ; via the coding sequence ATGGACGTGCGCATTGAGTCCGACTTTTTGGGCGAAAAAGAAGTTCCGCGCGAAGCCTATTATGGCGTTCAGACATTGCGGGCGGTGGAAAATTTTCCGATTACCGGCATACCCGTCCACGAAGAGTTGATCGTCGCGTTGGCGCAAGTTAAAAAAGCGGCGGCGAGGGCGAATATGGACGTGCATATGTTAAACAGGCGCATTGGCGCGGCAATTGTCGAAGCGGCGGATGAAGTGATTGCCGGGCGGCATTTTGGCCAATTTATCGTCGACTCGATTCAGGGCGGCGCGGGCACTTCCATCAACATGAATATGAATGAAGTGCTGGCCAATCGCGCGTTGGAGATTATGGGCAAGGAGAAAGGTAACTATTTTTACTGCAGTCCCAACAACCATGTCAATATGTCGCAATCGACGAACGATACGATTCCCACTGCCATAAAATTGGCCGCATATAAATTGGCGGAACAATTGATTGAGCAGCTGACCGAGCTTCAGCAAGGATTTCAGGAAAAAGCGGAACAATTCGACGATTGCCTGAAAATGGGCCGGACCCATTTGCAAGACGCGGTACCGATTCGCATGGGACAGGAGTTCGCCGCATACGCCAAAGTGGTCGGTCGGGATATCGCCCGCTTGTCCGCGGCAGCCGGCAAGATTTTATTCGTCAATATGGGCGCAACGGCTGTCGGAACCGGACTGAACGCCAAGCCGGAGTATATCGAAAAAGTTACGGCTTATTTGGCGGAGCAAACACAGATAGCCGTTCGCAGAGCGGATGATCTGGTCGATGCGACCCAAAATACGGATGCTTACACGGAGCTTTCCGCCGATTTGAAAGTGTGCGCCGTCAACCTGTCCAAAATCATGAACGATATCCGTTTGATGGCTTCGGGGCCGCGCGCCGGGCTGAATGAATTGCAACTGCCTCCCAGGCAGCCGGGCTCTTCCATTATGCCGGGAAAAGTAAATCCGGTGATGGCGGAAGTGGTCAACCAGATTGCTTTTCAGGTGATCGGCAACGATCATACCATTTGCCTGGCTTGCGAAGCGGGCCAATTTGAATTGAATGTGATGGGACCGGTCATTGCCTTTAATTTGCTGCAATCGTTGAAAATTTTAAAAAACGGCGTCCATGTTTTTTGCCGGTACGCCCTGCAGGGAATGACGGCAAATCGCGACAGATGCCGCGCTTATGTAAACGAAAGTTTCGGCGTGATGACCGCGCTGAATCCGCATCTCGGCTATGAGGTCGCGGCGCAAATCGTCAAGGAAGCGATGAAGACGGGACAAACCGTAAAAGAGATCTGTCTGGAACGCGGACTGTTGACGAAAGAAGAATTGGATGAAATTTTGAATCCTGTACAGATGACAACCCCGGGAATTGCCGGCAGCAGATTTTTGCAAGAGCAATAA
- a CDS encoding S8 family peptidase, with translation MNLAKLLHLLQDEVHPEKDPATKTIIRFHNPDEFAACLLQLHKINDENICKAVKPIRTIKAMVCPLHSPEPFARFSDRLSVEPDYQIRLHAFGFNFLNPFYNQQPPRNFEPEQKIPWGVKRIKAPLVWKRSKGNRVKIGVVDTGVDFRHPDLRACLARGINLFNQYTLPYDDNGHGTHIAGTIAAYNPTSGMTGVAPKAIIYPVKAFDRSGSAFVSDIIMGIDWCVANRMDIINMSFGMKPRSEALLEAVKAAYRSGVIIVSSSGNDGLKGSVDYPARFPQTIAVGASNKQNKIASFTNRGKEIDAYAPGAQIFSTWTAGKYNELSGTSMATSHVTGLIALILAYRPGLSLKKVKRVLKLSSSPVSASKKNPGVGLVNAFHALDLSRKIAAAAKSGKRANRR, from the coding sequence TTGAATCTCGCCAAACTGCTCCATTTGTTGCAGGATGAAGTGCACCCGGAAAAAGATCCGGCAACAAAAACCATTATCCGCTTCCATAATCCCGATGAATTCGCGGCGTGTTTGCTGCAGCTTCACAAAATAAACGACGAAAACATTTGCAAAGCCGTTAAACCGATCCGCACCATTAAAGCAATGGTATGCCCCTTGCATTCACCCGAGCCGTTTGCGCGTTTTTCCGACCGGTTGTCCGTTGAGCCGGATTACCAAATTCGCCTTCACGCGTTTGGCTTCAATTTTTTGAACCCCTTTTACAATCAGCAACCGCCCAGAAATTTCGAGCCCGAGCAAAAAATCCCCTGGGGAGTAAAGCGCATCAAGGCGCCTCTGGTGTGGAAAAGAAGCAAAGGGAATCGGGTCAAAATCGGGGTTGTCGATACCGGAGTAGACTTCAGGCATCCGGACTTGCGCGCGTGCCTGGCGAGGGGCATCAATTTGTTTAACCAATATACGCTCCCCTATGACGACAACGGGCATGGAACCCATATCGCCGGAACGATCGCCGCCTACAACCCGACAAGCGGCATGACCGGAGTTGCGCCGAAAGCGATCATCTATCCGGTCAAAGCATTCGACCGCAGCGGCAGCGCATTCGTGTCGGACATTATTATGGGCATTGACTGGTGCGTTGCCAACCGCATGGATATCATCAATATGAGTTTCGGCATGAAACCGCGCAGCGAGGCGCTTCTGGAAGCCGTCAAAGCGGCCTATCGCTCCGGCGTCATTATTGTCTCATCGTCCGGCAACGACGGGTTGAAAGGCAGCGTCGATTACCCGGCGCGTTTTCCGCAGACGATTGCCGTGGGCGCAAGCAACAAGCAGAACAAAATCGCTTCTTTTACGAATCGCGGCAAAGAGATTGACGCCTATGCCCCGGGGGCGCAAATTTTCTCAACCTGGACGGCGGGCAAATATAACGAATTAAGCGGCACTTCGATGGCCACGTCGCATGTGACCGGCTTGATCGCCCTGATCCTTGCTTACCGCCCCGGCTTGTCGCTGAAAAAGGTAAAACGGGTTTTAAAGCTGTCGTCTTCTCCCGTTTCGGCATCCAAAAAAAATCCGGGCGTCGGCCTGGTAAACGCGTTTCACGCGCTGGATTTGAGCAGAAAAATAGCCGCCGCCGCAAAAAGCGGCAAGCGGGCAAACCGCCGCTAA
- a CDS encoding CTP synthase: protein MTKYIFVTGGVVSSLGKGITAASLGRLLKNRGLKVTIQKFDPYINVDPGTMSPYQHGEVFVTDDGAETDLDLGHYERFIDINLSKNSNVTAGKVYSSVITKERRGEYLGGTVQVIPHITNEIKERIMRAARETHSDVVITEIGGTVGDIESLPFLEAIRQMKTDMGRENVMYIHVTLIPYLKAAGEVKTKPTQHSVKELRSIGIQPQVIVCRTEHPLSDEMKRKIALFCDTDPEAVIECRDADTLYDVPLMLRAQGLDEIVVNHLELNCDQPDMKEWEQLVKRVKNLKHKTEIAIVGKYVSLHDAYLSIVEALGHAGIYSNTEVNIRWINAEEVTDDNVAELLKGAQGILVPGGFGDRGIEGKVAAIRYAREARIPFFGICLGMQVAVVEFARSLAKLAGANSSEIQPTTPYPVIDLLPEQKDIEDLGGTMRLGLYPCKLANDSLAMKCYQDELIYERHRHRYEFNNEFRDLLVSKGLVISGTSPDGRLVEIIELKEHPWFLAVQFHPEFTSRPNRPQPLFREFVKAALLQNQ, encoded by the coding sequence ATGACCAAATATATTTTTGTAACCGGTGGCGTAGTTTCTTCGCTTGGCAAGGGAATTACCGCTGCATCATTGGGAAGATTGCTGAAGAATCGGGGCTTGAAAGTAACCATTCAAAAGTTTGATCCTTACATCAACGTCGATCCGGGGACCATGAGTCCTTATCAGCACGGCGAGGTGTTTGTTACGGATGACGGGGCGGAGACGGATCTTGACCTGGGGCATTATGAGCGTTTTATCGACATCAATTTATCCAAAAACAGCAACGTGACCGCGGGGAAAGTTTATTCGTCCGTCATCACGAAAGAACGCCGGGGAGAATACCTGGGCGGCACGGTGCAAGTGATTCCGCACATTACGAATGAAATCAAAGAGCGAATTATGCGCGCGGCGAGGGAAACCCATTCCGATGTCGTGATTACCGAAATCGGCGGCACGGTTGGCGACATTGAAAGCCTGCCGTTTTTGGAAGCCATCAGGCAGATGAAAACCGATATGGGTCGGGAAAACGTCATGTACATACATGTCACCCTGATTCCTTATCTGAAGGCGGCAGGAGAAGTGAAGACGAAGCCTACCCAGCACAGCGTCAAGGAACTGCGTTCCATCGGCATTCAGCCGCAAGTGATCGTTTGCCGCACGGAGCATCCGTTGTCCGACGAAATGAAACGCAAGATCGCTTTGTTTTGCGACACCGATCCCGAAGCCGTCATTGAGTGCCGCGATGCGGACACGCTCTACGATGTGCCGCTTATGTTGCGGGCGCAAGGGCTTGACGAGATTGTCGTCAATCACCTGGAATTGAACTGCGATCAGCCGGATATGAAAGAATGGGAACAGCTTGTCAAGCGCGTCAAAAACTTGAAGCACAAAACGGAAATCGCCATCGTCGGCAAATACGTGTCGCTGCACGACGCCTATTTGAGCATCGTGGAAGCGCTGGGGCATGCGGGCATCTACAGCAATACGGAAGTGAACATCCGTTGGATCAATGCCGAAGAAGTTACCGACGACAATGTCGCCGAGTTGCTGAAAGGCGCGCAAGGCATCCTGGTGCCGGGCGGATTTGGCGACCGCGGCATTGAAGGCAAAGTCGCCGCAATCCGCTACGCAAGAGAAGCGCGCATCCCCTTCTTCGGAATTTGCCTGGGGATGCAAGTTGCGGTGGTGGAATTCGCCCGCTCGCTCGCCAAACTGGCGGGAGCGAACAGTTCCGAGATCCAGCCGACAACGCCGTATCCGGTTATCGACCTGCTTCCCGAGCAAAAAGATATCGAGGATTTGGGCGGCACGATGCGCCTGGGCCTTTATCCATGCAAGCTGGCTAACGATTCGCTGGCGATGAAATGTTATCAGGACGAATTGATTTACGAACGCCATCGGCATCGTTACGAATTCAACAACGAATTTAGGGATTTGCTGGTAAGCAAAGGCCTGGTCATTTCCGGAACGTCGCCGGACGGAAGGCTGGTGGAAATCATCGAGCTGAAAGAACATCCGTGGTTTCTGGCCGTACAGTTCCATCCCGAATTTACGTCGCGGCCGAATCGTCCGCAGCCGCTCTTCCGCGAGTTTGTCAAAGCGGCGCTGTTGCAAAACCAATAA
- a CDS encoding response regulator translates to MEKKKVLIVDDQNGIRILLVEVFGSEGYETFQAGNGKTALEIVARHSPDIVLLDMKIPGMDGLEILKHMKAMNKEIKVIMMTAYGELDMIKEASDLGALMHFTKPFDIDELRMAVNNELKQGPPTKLVASS, encoded by the coding sequence GTGGAAAAGAAAAAAGTATTAATTGTCGATGACCAGAACGGAATCCGCATTTTGCTTGTTGAAGTGTTCGGAAGCGAAGGCTACGAAACATTTCAAGCCGGCAACGGGAAAACAGCGCTGGAGATCGTCGCCAGACACTCTCCCGATATCGTGCTGTTGGACATGAAGATTCCTGGCATGGACGGGCTGGAAATTTTAAAGCACATGAAGGCGATGAACAAAGAAATCAAAGTGATCATGATGACGGCGTACGGGGAATTGGATATGATCAAGGAAGCGAGTGATTTGGGAGCATTGATGCACTTCACCAAACCGTTCGACATTGACGAATTGCGGATGGCGGTGAATAATGAACTTAAGCAAGGTCCGCCCACAAAGCTTGTAGCCAGTTCGTGA
- the rpoE gene encoding DNA-directed RNA polymerase subunit delta → MSSQNALKISEEQAREMPMVDLAFMILKQANSPMYYRDLMQEIAKIKGISDSEVNRVIAQLYTEINIDGRFACVGANLWGLKRWYPVDKTDDAMGGSARPRIINDDDDDLDDEDIYEEEEAYEQDDEDFDSIVEDDEADIYEDEDADEDLGDLDEDLDEGLDDEISEDEDVVNDDEDVDLDEDFAADADEDYDEDK, encoded by the coding sequence ATGAGCAGCCAAAACGCGTTAAAGATCTCGGAAGAACAGGCCAGAGAAATGCCCATGGTCGATTTGGCCTTTATGATTTTGAAACAAGCGAATTCACCGATGTATTATCGTGATTTAATGCAGGAAATTGCCAAAATCAAAGGCATCAGCGATTCGGAAGTGAACCGGGTAATCGCCCAATTGTACACCGAGATTAATATTGACGGCCGTTTTGCCTGTGTCGGAGCAAATTTATGGGGACTGAAACGATGGTATCCTGTCGACAAGACCGATGACGCTATGGGCGGGTCGGCTCGTCCGCGCATTATCAACGATGATGACGATGATTTGGACGACGAGGATATTTACGAAGAAGAGGAAGCATACGAGCAGGACGATGAAGATTTTGATTCCATCGTCGAAGATGACGAAGCGGACATTTACGAAGATGAAGACGCCGATGAAGATTTGGGCGATTTGGATGAAGATCTGGACGAAGGTCTGGATGATGAGATCAGCGAAGACGAAGACGTCGTAAACGATGATGAAGATGTCGATTTGGACGAAGATTTTGCCGCCGACGCGGATGAAGATTATGACGAAGACAAGTAA
- a CDS encoding DUF1934 domain-containing protein — protein sequence MPDKETVQIRLSGVANGDRSELSAIGELYRKAGSLFLHYTEEDNQNGRVTSIIKISPDGVLRIKRHGAIETDLTHIAGQKTRGTVRTGAAVLYLDIFTEAMDNQLLAGFGTFAWTYALQANDQHIGAFHLALNIAPLTLPHND from the coding sequence ATGCCCGACAAAGAAACAGTGCAAATTCGCCTTTCCGGTGTCGCAAACGGCGACAGATCGGAGCTTTCGGCAATCGGCGAGCTGTACCGCAAAGCGGGCAGCCTCTTTTTGCATTATACGGAAGAAGACAACCAAAACGGCCGCGTCACGTCCATCATCAAAATATCGCCCGACGGCGTTTTGCGCATCAAGCGGCATGGGGCGATCGAGACGGATCTTACGCATATTGCCGGCCAAAAAACGCGCGGCACCGTGCGGACCGGCGCGGCGGTGCTTTATCTTGACATCTTCACGGAGGCGATGGACAATCAATTGCTTGCCGGGTTCGGGACATTCGCCTGGACGTATGCGCTGCAAGCAAACGATCAGCATATCGGCGCGTTCCATCTCGCTCTGAATATTGCGCCGCTAACGTTGCCGCATAACGATTAG
- the fba gene encoding class II fructose-1,6-bisphosphate aldolase, whose product MPLVSMNEFLPKAKKNKFAVGQFNINNLEFTQAITEAAMMEKSPIIFGVSEGALTYMGIEYTVAIAEAAAKKSGLPIALHLDHGSSFAVAMKCIRAGFSSVMFDGSHHPYEENIRLTKEIVKAAHAMGVSVEGELGTIGGVEDDISVDAESANLAKPDEAIRFWEETGVDALAIAVGTAHGMYKGEPKIHFDIIAEVAAHIPVPVVLHGGSGVPDDDIRKAIAAGAGKINVNTENQVACTAKIREVLGKDANVYDPRKYLGPARQAMIEVVQGKIRLFGSSNQA is encoded by the coding sequence ATGCCACTTGTTTCCATGAATGAGTTTTTGCCGAAAGCAAAAAAAAATAAATTTGCCGTAGGACAATTTAACATTAATAATCTGGAATTTACGCAAGCGATCACGGAAGCGGCGATGATGGAGAAGTCCCCGATTATTTTCGGGGTTAGCGAGGGCGCGCTTACATATATGGGAATAGAATACACGGTAGCGATCGCCGAAGCGGCGGCCAAAAAATCCGGCTTGCCGATCGCGCTACACCTTGACCACGGCAGCAGTTTTGCGGTGGCAATGAAGTGCATCCGCGCCGGGTTTTCTTCCGTCATGTTTGACGGTTCCCATCACCCATACGAAGAAAACATCCGGTTAACGAAAGAGATCGTAAAAGCGGCGCACGCGATGGGCGTTTCCGTGGAAGGGGAGCTTGGCACAATCGGCGGCGTTGAAGACGATATAAGCGTTGACGCGGAAAGCGCCAACCTTGCCAAACCGGACGAAGCGATTCGTTTTTGGGAAGAAACCGGCGTCGACGCGTTGGCGATTGCGGTGGGTACGGCCCACGGCATGTACAAGGGAGAACCGAAGATTCATTTTGATATCATTGCGGAAGTCGCCGCACACATACCGGTACCTGTTGTGCTGCATGGCGGCTCCGGCGTGCCGGATGACGATATCCGCAAGGCGATTGCCGCCGGGGCGGGCAAAATCAATGTCAATACGGAAAATCAAGTCGCTTGTACGGCAAAAATCCGCGAAGTTCTCGGAAAAGACGCGAACGTTTACGACCCGCGCAAGTATTTGGGTCCGGCAAGACAAGCAATGATTGAAGTTGTACAAGGCAAAATCAGATTGTTCGGAAGCAGTAATCAGGCTTGA